In Ostrea edulis chromosome 6, xbOstEdul1.1, whole genome shotgun sequence, a single window of DNA contains:
- the LOC125648244 gene encoding tRNA-uridine aminocarboxypropyltransferase 1-like, translating to MEENPFKNLKISSSEFLNSLENRTECPKCLKSRKFYCYNCFVPVKGTEDLIPKVHLPLKIDIIKHPNECDGKSTSAHAAVLAPDDVRVFTYPCIPDYPDRNKVVLVFPGKNSLTMEEMAKRINKNDSYNDCAGDSQHDSPNTDMKRHDSKLGESDDEEEESKSVSDETTVTMEGKSDKGLPSKRKAEDHPGRQKKIRSSKQTVPFERAVFVDSTWQQTKGIVADDRLKDMTCIQLESRETKFWRHQKDNPATYLSTIEAVYYLVRDYHDLFVNDSYNGEYDNLLFFFTFMYQKIRKMYDGGKDLKAYKQRMINSSGSETVK from the exons ATGGAAGAAAACCCATtcaagaatttgaaaatttcatccTCAGAATTTCTGAATTCGTTAGAAAATCGAACTGAATGTCCAAAATGTTTGAAGTCCAGGAAATTTTACTGCTACAATTGTTTTGTTCCAGTTAAAGGCACAGAGGACCTTATTCCTAAAGTACAT ttgcctttaaaaattgacatcATCAAACACCCAAATGAATGTGATGGTAAAAGCACATCGGCTCATGCTGCAGTTCTGGCTCCGGATGATGTCAGAGTGTTCACTTATCCGTGTATTCCAGATTATCCAGacagaaataag GTTGTTTTAGTGTTTCCTGGGAAAAATTCATTGACTATGGAAGAAATGGCAAAACGAATAAATAAGAATGACAGTTATAATGACTGTGCTGGAGATTCACAACATGATTCCCCAAATACTGACATGAAAAGACATGATTCAAAGCTAGGAGAATCTGATGATGAAGAAGAGGAGAGCAAGTCTGTGTCAGATGAAACTACTGTAACAATGGAGGGGAAGTCAGACAAAGGTTTACCCTCAAAAAGAAAGGCTGAGGATCACCCGGGGAGACAGAAGAAGATCAGGAGTTCAAAACAGACTGTTCCTTTTGAAAGAGCTGTCTTTGTCGATAGTACTTGGCAGCAGACTAAAGGGATAGTAGCTGATGACAGACTTAAAG acATGACATGTATACAGTTGGAATCAAGGGAAACCAAATTCTGGAGGCACCAGAAGGACAACCCAGCGACATATTTATCCACTATTGAGGCAGTGTATTATTTGGTGCGGGACTACCATGACCTTTTTGTGAATGATTCTTACAATGGAGAATATGacaatcttttatttttctttaccTTCATGTACCAGAAAATAAGGAAGATGTATGATGGCGGTAAAGACCTAAAGGCTTACAAACAGAGAATGATAAACTCGTCTGGAAGTGAAACTGTCAAATAA